The genomic window TACATAGAACGCAATGGGTTGGTTTAGATGGAGCTCCAACTACACAGTCGTTTAGTATAGAATCACCTGTTGGTAAAAATGTAGGTTTAGGTGTTGTTTTGGTTAATGATGAACTAGGACCTTCAGATGAGTTTTACTTAGATGCGAATTTCTCATACACCATTCCCTTAAATAATTACAGTAAACTATCTTTCGGTATTAAAGGAGGAGGTAGAATGCTTAATGTGAATTTTACAGATTCAAACCAACAAGAACCAGGGGAAAGTGTTTTTCAAGATATAAACAATAAATTTTTACCAACAGTTGGTGCAGGTGTGTACTGGCATAGTGAAACGAGTTACATTGGTTTATCGGTACCAAATTTTTTAACAGATGAACATTATGATGGGATTCAAAATGCTGTTGCGGCAGAACGATTGCATTATTTTTTAATAGCAGGAAAGGTATTCGATTTAAGTCCTACTGTTAAATTTAAACCCGCCTTTTTAGGTAAATTTGTAGTTGGTGCTCCAATTATAGCAGATGTATCTGCTAACTTTATGTTTAATGATGTTTTAAGACTTGGAGTTGCATACCGATGGG from Algibacter sp. L1A34 includes these protein-coding regions:
- a CDS encoding type IX secretion system membrane protein PorP/SprF; the protein is MNLKLKIVLSLVLVIALHKTNAQQDPQYTDYMFNTLTVNSAYAGSRGHLTATGLHRTQWVGLDGAPTTQSFSIESPVGKNVGLGVVLVNDELGPSDEFYLDANFSYTIPLNNYSKLSFGIKGGGRMLNVNFTDSNQQEPGESVFQDINNKFLPTVGAGVYWHSETSYIGLSVPNFLTDEHYDGIQNAVAAERLHYFLIAGKVFDLSPTVKFKPAFLGKFVVGAPIIADVSANFMFNDVLRLGVAYRWDDSVSGLLGLQLGPKLMVGYAYDATTTRLKNFNSGSHEIMLRFELRSREKQLKSPRFF